The Haliotis asinina isolate JCU_RB_2024 chromosome 3, JCU_Hal_asi_v2, whole genome shotgun sequence genome segment ATCCTTCATGGATGACATACACTTGCACACCTGATGAAACCCACAGAAGACAATCCTTCATGGATGACATGCACACCTGATGAAACCCACAGAAGACAATCCTTCATGGATGACATACACTTGCACACCTGATGAAACCCACAGAAGACAATCCTTCATGGATGACATACACTTGCACACCTGATGAAACCCACAGAAGACAATCCTTCATGGATGACATACACTTGCACACCTGATGAAACCCCCTGAAGACAATCCTTCATGGATGACATGCACTTGCACACCTGATGAAACCCACAGAAGACAATATTTCATGGATGACATGCACACCTGATGAAACCCACAGAAGACAATCCTTCATGGATGACATACACTTGCACACCTGATGAAACCCACAGAAAACAATCCTTCATCGACGACATACACTTGCACACATGAAACCCACAGAAGACAATCCTTCATGGATGACATGCACACCTGATGAAACCCACAGAAGACAATCCTTCATGGATGACATACACTTGCACACCTGATGAAACCCACAGAAAACAATCCTTCATCGACGACATACACTTGCACACCTGATGAAACCCACAGAAAACAATCCTTCATCGACGACATACACTTGCACACCTGATGAAACCCACAGAAGACAATCTTTCATGGATGACATACACTTGCACACCTGATGAAACCCACAGAAAACAATCCTTCATCGACGACATACACTTGGACACATGAAACCTACAGAAGACAATCCTTCATGGATGACATGCACACCTGATGAAACCCACAGAAGACAATCCTTCATGGATGACATACACTTGCACACCTGATGAAACCCACAGAAGACAATCCTTCATGGATGACATACACTTGCACACCTGATGAAACCCACAGAAGACAATCCTTCATGGATGACATGCACACCTGATGAAACCCACAGAAGACAATCCTTCATGGATGACATACACTTGCACACCTGATGAAACCCACAGAAAACAATCCTTCATCGACGACATACACTTGCACACATGAAACCCACAGAAGACAATCCTTCATGGATGACATGCACACCTGATGAAACCCACAGAAGACAATCCTTCATGGATGACATACACTTGCACACCTGATGAAACCCACAGAAAACAATCCTTCATCGACGACATACACTTGCACACCTGATGAAACCCACAGAAAACAATCCTTCATCGACGACATACACTTGCACACCTGATGAAACCCACAGAAGACAATCTTTCATGGATGACATGCACACCTGATGAAACCCACAGAAGAGAATCCTTCATGGATGACATACACTTGCACACCTGATGAAACCCACAGCAGACAATCCTTCATGGATGACATACACTTGCACACCTGATGAAACCCCCTGAAGACAATCCTTCATGGATGACATACACTTGCACACCTGATGAAACCCACAGAAGACAATCCTTCATGGATGACATACACTTGCACACCTGATGAAACCCACAGAAGACAATCCTTCATGGATGACATACACTTGCACACCTGATGAAACCCACAGCAGACAATCCTTCATGGATGACATACACTTGCACACCTGATGAAACCCCCTGAAGACAATCCTTCATGGATGACATACACTTGCACACCTGATGAAACCCACAGCAGACAATCCTTCATGGATGACATACACACCTGATGAAACCCACTGAAGATTATCCCTCCTTCATAGATGACACACATATGATGGAACCCACCCCTTCACCCCCGATCAGCAACATCCTCACTGAAGgaatacacacttacacacagaacTGAGATGctgacacactcacactcaatGAGATAACCTGAAACTAATTTCATGCAAGGGAACACGCAATCTTTTCTTGTGACTTATGTAATGAGATAATCAATTTCTAATCTATTAAGACCAccaataattatttcattttcagcaaAATCTGTCAAAATGTTACGCCAATGACAATACAGCTTTAATGACCATTTCTCTTACAAGGTCAGACTTGAATATCACCTTATATTAACTACAAAACCTGTACACATTTACTAAATAAATTATACAAGACAATATACACTTATCAAGGAAGAGCATGTAAAAAGTCAGACCCTAGCACCTGTTTCCACTTTGAGTATGTACAAGAGTCTATGTCGTATTGCAATCACCATTCTCCAGAAAATCCATATGCAGTAATAATTTCAACAAATACATGGTAGAACGATCACAAACTTGTCTAGCTAGGATCCTTTGTTGTTCACCTTCACCATAGACCAACTCTGGGGTTTCAAGTTAGGATATGTTGCGTTAACAGTAAAATCAACAACTGGAACTATTTCTCACTTTTTAGTTTACAAATCCTCCTACTAAACTCTGTATTTATACAACCCTTTGTGTCTGATTTTGTGGTGAATGTATCTTCCAAGATGGAaattaaggggagataactcctggTGTTGTCTTTTTCAGTCAAGTTTGAAGTTGGTAAAAAGCTGTGTAAAAATAAACCTTGTGTAATTAATCTTCAAATGGTTTCACTAATACTACTCAGAACACTGTGGCGTGGTGACTAGAAATGCTAAAAGATATTCcagtatttgtttttaatgtgaTTAACTTCATCCAACAATTCATAGCATTAAATACGTAAATATTGTTATAATAAATAAAAGGGGCAAGCTTTATAATAtgtaaaagaaaacagatattttACACTGCAAATGCTGTGGTACAAAAGTAGTAGAGTAGATGAATGTTTTATACAAAAGTTGAAAATGCCTTTAAAAGATCAGAAGTTCCAAGAACTTTTCTGTTGGAGGTGCAATATGCACATAAATCTACGACTCATCAAAACAGCTACTTTTAAGTTTACTATAACACTTTCTATCATTAACCTTTAAGGTATTTCGAAAACAATACAGATCATCCCCAAACTAATCAAAAATATCGAACACAAATGTATTGATAGAAATCAAGTCATGATTAACAATGCAAgaaaattttttaaatgacccCCGCATGTACCTGAGACACTCGAAACAAACGGGATGAAAACATGGTTTATTAACAGGGCAATACCGTAACAATGTCAACAAAAGCACTTTTGCCAACTGTTTCACTATAATAAATATCATGGAAACAGCACAGGCAAGGGATACAACTCTGTGAGCACAGTATGTGCTTGGCAGTGATCATAATGAAAATAAGAATCATTTTGTAGTTTTTCTTCATGTAAATATGGTATATAAATAAAGCACCTCTAGAGCAGGATTGTGGAGAAAAGATTGCATTAAGTGAGAACTGTGCGAGTCCTGAAAGAAATAAATGACTCATGGTATTTTCTGGAACTCAAGGTTGAGCCACTCATGTATTTTACCTGTAGTTTTTCATAGATTATCGAGCAAAAACCATGATTTGTTTATTGCTCAAATTGTGTTTACGATAGAAAAATCAATCTCACACTTGGACACAGGAGCTAATCAATAGGCAGTATGCAGGGATGACAACAGGTAAAAATGTTTTCAGCTGCAAATTTGATAATGAGTCATCAAATGGGGTTTctgatttgaaataaaattgggGAAAATCCACAGAAAATTATATCCCTGAATATGGTGACTGAGCTGGAACTAATATGGTCTTGGAATGTAGCATTGGTCCATCTTGCACCTCATCCTGTTCGAGTTAAGCCATTGGACTATAAGCCCACTGAAGTGTGACACTGTAGTTCAGCTGGCAGTGGGTAAGTTATCAAGTAATTCATTTCCAAGCATtaacaacaaaacattattgCAATGAAAGAAAAGCTTTCATAACTGttcaagtttttaaaaatgTCTCCATGAATTCAGTAGAGACACAAGATGTATATAGAGATTATGAAAATGATTTCAGTGTTTAAGCGAATCTGCCCATTTATCACAGTGTCTTATTACTTTCATTCATACTTCTGAAACCTACTGAGAACATTAGTCAAAACTTAATCAAAATATCAGTTTGCACAAAAATGTAGATAGAAATATATGTTTGATGGCCCTATTTGCACAGGTCAGATCAGGTCATACATATCCTGGCTGCTATTATTCCTATCTATCATTTAGCAAAGTAATCTTCCAAAACCATACATTCATGACTTGAATGGAGTAGCTTGAGGAAAGCTCACAAATTCAAAATCACTATGTCTTCTCCACAACCCTGGCCTTACATTCACACTGAAAAAGCCACACATCTACACGACACATCTTGCTAACAAAAATTACTGGCATGGTCAAGTCTAACTACCCATGCTTGTGTTTAGAATGCTCTGCAGGAGAGTGGGGAAAAAAATTGGAAGACTATCATCTTCACATAAACATCTCTGCATAAAATTAAATATGCAACAAATTTCAAGTTTAAGCTTGTACATGGTTCAGTCAAAAACTTTAATTACTCTAGTTTTGACGTTCGTCAGAAGGGTCAAGTGCACCAATAATGGACCACAGAGTAGACTCTCAGTACCTTGATATAACACTGTCTTAAAACAATCGTATCAATTTGATAAAGATTCAACAAAGTTTTCACCATTATGAAAACAATTCGAAATGTCCCAACTCAAAAATAGGAAAACATcattaacaaaataataaaCAGCTGAATCAATTAAAAATATACTCTAGGATTTCTTGAggaaagaaataaaacaattttcaaTAGGACAGAAGAAAGACTGTTTGTCTCCTGTACAGCATTCCCAAACACACAACTATACGGTTAATGTGATATCGTAGGCATCGAACAGATCCGAGATGCCCTCGCAGTCTGTCAGACCGAACATGTAGTCATCCACATCTAGAGGTGGTTCAAGATGGACAAAAGGTGAGTCAAAGTTTTGGTCTTCTGTCTGCAGTAACAGGCTCTGGTTGCAGTCTGGTGACAGGTCTTCTTCCTCCAGCAGAGCATTCTTTAACTTAGGCTGACCTGAAAAAAAATCACACCtttcaaaataaatacattaacaCAAGGACAAAAATGGGACTGGTTTCACTGGCCACACAGGCAGTAACAAAACCTTCCCAGTACATATTTACAGCAAAACTCACTTGTCCAGAAACAATACTTCCTGGAGTAGATTCTACCCAAAAGTGTTGGCTGTCTCCAAATTTGTCTATCTTCCTTTCAGACATTCATCAATCAGTTCTCATACCTTGGCAGCTCAATGTCTGCTACATTTTGAGATGGTCTGCAGACAAGTTGGTTTACTGAACATTGATTCTCAATAGCCCTGTTAAGCCTTCTCAAATTTCTAGAAGAATTGGTGGTTTCCACCCAAAGATTGACAGATTTTGCTTTCCATACCCATTACTTGTGGATGATTCTTTAAAATGAGGGCTAACATTCAGGGTTGATAGGGTTTTTTAACTTAAAATCACAACAACATATTGTGTAAAACCAGTTAGGGTCAAAGGCGTATTATCAACGTTATAGAGATGTATGTACATAAGATATCACCCATCTCCAGAAGTGACTGTTTTCTTTGAGGCAAGTCTCTAACTGCTCGTTTCTTAGAAGACGATTGAAAACTCGGATCCTTATCATGCTACTATTTTCTCATCGAAGTTTATGGcatgacagtctaagtaaacttagtctcagagtattttgttacacttcaccactgagtctaaaaaAACCTAAcaggaggtcgcatcaggtaaccgttgagtgaccgatgactgtccaatcaaacgtgagatggttaaatagttttaaccaatcagacaacagctactatttagggatcggagggactttcaaaatattcaggttactgacacagatctctccacaaacaaaaattcgCATGatacagttatttgacctgcagtatatacaatttcgggtttctgttgacatggttaccattagctaatatttccacaagataacatccttgaatattgcccaaacactgttttcagcgactgtttactcactgttgtcatggttgtatgtacgtcgtgtgcatcacccacgatttggtaagctgtgttgtGATTGGTCAAACTCAAAGgctacctgacacgacctccaataaagttttgttagactcagtagtggagggTAACGAATAGTACTGAGGatatgtttacttagactgataccATGAAGACAATCAGTTATCAAAGAAAGCTTttttggaaatgaaatcaaactagATTGTGCATGTAACAGCAATGCACAATTACTGGTATTGTGGTTTGTACGTTAATTTTTTGTTGTGGTTTTGGAAGTTTGCTTCCTGACAGAACTAAGGTATCAAAGACTGTGAAAGACGCAAGTAATATCTTCCTGTATGAATCAACTATGCTAAACATCAACTCTATGATAAAAACTTGGAACATTTAGTTGCATACAAACCCTGAAAGTGGAGAAAGTTTTGGATCTACAAAATGGACAAGATCAATGGTGTTTCCTTCCAGGTTGCAAACAATACAGATTACAAGTCATCATTATTGTACTAAAGCCATACCTTTAAAACTATCACAGGACACAGAGTCTTCTGAGAAACAGGAGCTCTCCTCTCCACAACTTCCCGTACTAACGCTCTTCTTCGCACTACCAACATCACTTGATGTACTCTCTGTTGTGCCACCACCATCACTGGGACAGCTGTCATTGCTGTTGTCGATATCCGTGATCTCCTCCGGGCACAGGAACACTTCAATCGGACCCTTCTGACTCTTCAACCATATCTGTATACTCTGTCAACAGAAATCTTACATTAGACCTTTAAACAGACTGATTTGGATGGTTTCAGAACTTTTATAACTGATTTCAATAATGACTGATTGGTTTCACATTTAACCAATCCCTAATTTTAGAATAATATTAATGGAATAAGCGAGTataagtgagtatggtgttacacCATTATTATTAACATTCCAGTGGATGAtagtggtggacaccagaaactggcatCAGATATTGTACTTATGGAGAACAGAACCCTGGTTGTCAGCCTGATGAGAAGTTGTTTAATCAATCAGTAGGCTACCACATCGCCCCTAataatgggagtgagtgagtttagatttacgccacactcagcagactgtaaataattgagactgaaccagataatccagtgatcaacagcataagcatctatCTGCATacatgggaaccgatgacatgtgtcaactaagtcagcaagtctgaccaccggaTCGAATTAGTAATGTTGGAATTCAATTATTTGGGATAATGCAATTATGTAAATATTCTTTGGGTATGTATTGGTGCACTCAGCGATTTGTCAGCCATATAATGGTGGTCAGTAATTGTATGAGGACTGACTAACCCAGTAAGCTGCAAACTACAGCATCTGAATACAGTCATAGGCTATGAACAAAGCCACCAACCATTCCATTCATAAAGTTGCTGTGGGCCTTTTACAATGCCAAAAACCAGTGCAGTGTGATAAATATACTTTTTAATTGTCTGATATTAAAGGAAATTTTATTATTGCTTTTATTGTTTGAATCATAATCTTATATGAGATGGTAGAAACATTAACATTGAAAGAAAGGAGAGGTTGTGTCCCCGAACAAAGAACAAATTATCTCACgtacattgaaaaaatataaaataggCTGGTTCTCCCCATTACCAGGAATAAACTCTTTCATTAACTGAATTGTTTCCGACAATTACAAATTCAAACTAATTGACAAATCAGCAACATTGTTAGTATCTGTATTTGTATGCTTACCTGTTGTGGATCAGGCACTTCTAGCCTGGTCTCAGGTGGCGCTTTAATGGCAATCACAGTTTGTTCATCTAGAGACCGGAGATTGCGAATATCTTGGTATGTTACATATGCTAACGTGACAGAGTTAAGGAAAAAGCACACAGGTGTTCAGAACTTCAGACAGCAAAAACATATTAAACAAGTAAAATAAATATgtccatgagtgagtgtgtgtgaaaaacaaatatagATGATTAGCATGCATTTCTCTTCACTTGTCCACCTGTTGTTTGTAGCACtatacatgaaaatgtttccaCTACATGAGGACAGCTGGCAAATACTCAGATTTGTACCAGGCAATCCTGTGATTAACATTAGTCCGAAGACCAATGTCCTTTGCCACGTCAAGAGAGAGGTCATTTGGCTCACAAAACATGTTCAACTTGCATTTGCTGGTATCTGTCCATGCTACGTAGACTGACAATCAGCAACACTGCACTTTCTAGGAATGGAATGTAAAACCTTATCTTGCAGGCATGTTGACATAAAGTTATCTCATAAGTACTGTAAATTTACATATGCAAACATAACAAAAGTGCCATCTGTCGATTTGttgttatattatattatttaatgAGCTGGCAAACAATATCCCTTACGGGAGACAGCCAAACAATTCGAATTCAGAGTGAGGGCATCAGAAAAATCATGAAAGCAGTCATAcccattagagtgagtgagtgagttgagctttacgccgcactcagcaatattacagctatatggcggcggtctgtaaataatcgagtctggaccagacaatccagtgatcaacaacaagagcatcgatctgcgcaattgggaaccaatgacatgtgtcaaccaagtcagcgagtctgaccacccgatcccgttagtcgcctcttacgacaagctgagtcgccttttatggcaagcatgggttgctgaaggcctattctaccccgggaccttcacgggtccataccCATTAGAAATAGTGATGAGATAGAAGCCCATGTGTAGGACATTCTTAGGACTGTTCTCACAAAATTACATACTAATTTCTCTTGTCaagaaacaccaacacaaaactGCTGTGGGAATTACTAAGAGACTTAGCTTTAGCTTATTAAGTTATTTACTAATTAGTATGTCCATACTTCTAAATCAGCTCAAAGCAGTAAGTATTCGTGAACTTACAGACTGGCTAGATATTCAAACCTGATACCTATTGTGGCTAGTATCTAACTTCAAATCAGGAAAGAAATATACAACACCTGAATGTACAATTATCAGTGACCTGATTAGAAAAAAATTCAAGAGAAAAATTGCTTGATATCTGTCATATGTAGAGCAGGATTTCCATGCAGTAACAGCACTTACAAGGCATTGACATACATATCgtaactgatgttttgtgctgTTTTGAGAGAGGTAGGCACCCATTAAACATCTCCAAAACTGTCTAGCCAGCTTCTGTCATCACATTAATTACTCTTAAAATAATAGACATTTCTCATGATTTTCGCTATATAAACTGTTGAATAAAGGATATCGAGCATTGTCTGCatcttctgtcatatttttcagCTGTCTTGTTGAGTTGGCTATTAAATCATCAAGCATGTTTTCTTTAGCTTCCAAATCTGCAACATCTGAAACAGAAGAGAATGGTCATGTGCACTGTCTGCACCAGAAAAGGCAtgtgtaaaaaaaaccccaaatatcCTGTTAGTTGCCACAGCATAGCTGCCTGAAGTGCTAAAGaactattctaccccagatcttcatgggtctttacctaaagtaaatccaatcactAATTAAGAGGTTGCACTAATCTTTTTTTTGCAAGCTAAAGTCATTCCCAATTTTTGCAAAAATGCTTGCTAACTTTTCATCATTTACACTATAGGAGTTATGAAACATTTGATAATTTGTAGGTTTGAATGGCACTAAATAATGCAATCATAGAATCATGAATTTCagaagacaatgctccagtatcGATGTTACAACTTTGTCCATATGATTACTTCGTCATAACTCAGAACACAAACCTGAATGTAAGTCGACAACATCTGTACTTATCATCGGAAGTCCTTTGGAAGCAGCAATTGAATTGGTAGCACCTCTGAAAAATTAACATTCACCTTGATGGAGGTTCTTTTACATGGTAACTTTTACATGGCTCAATCGACTATGCTTCATTTGATGCAGTAAAAGGATAACCAAAAAATGTTGCATACCGTCTAAACACGCTGGCTCTATCACATTTGAGAGGGAATCAAACACACGTTGATATGAAACAACAAACCTAACAAATCCTATTTCAGAACAAACCCataagaacaaaatattcatgaatgtTGTAATAGAAGATGGTTTCAAAGGCAATGACATGTCCTTAGGACCACTGGTGTTTGCATATTTGTGTTTTTACTCAATATATTATTTGTTTGATTTGAGCCTTCAGGAGGTTCCACTACATATTACCTTTCAACAAAACAATCAGAAAACACTTTAATATACACTAACAACTTCATACTCACTTCCACTGAATATTATTTTTAGATTTTTTCTGTATTAAGTTAATTCCCTCTAGGACGTTTGTTATGTCATATATTCTTCTCTTCTGCACTTCTAGTTCCTCTGCTGCCTTGTTCAAATCTACAACCTGGAAACACGGCAACAGAAATGCATCAGAAATCAAAACGCAGAAATGTTTTTGTCAGCTAAAGATCATGAACAAGCCTGGTTCCTGCAACTTATGTACAAATACCAATGAGCATCCTGACATTGCAGGAAGTGGGTATCTGCTTGACTCTTGGGTATTTACAAATTACATATCCACATAATTCATAAGCCAGAGTCactttagtttcatgccactttaaacaatattccagcaatatcactgaaaggGACACTAGGGCTGTTGCAATATACCAACATATTCAGTGACTCAAACTGTAGCCCTTCATGAATACAATTCATTATTCGTGGTCACCAGAACCAAACATGAATGAACATTTACAATCATTCTCtgagcatgttttacttgaacCTTTATTAAAATGAGATATGCAAGAAAGGAATACGCACTGAGTTTAGCATTGCAGTGGTACAAGTCATGTTGGTTTGCAAAGGCTGCACATTTAACTGTGGACTATAACAATTAGTCTattacataccaaatttgagtAATGTTAGATCACTAGTTATTACTTCGTCACACAGTGTATTCACTGCAGCCctaggggacatcagaaacaggcttcacacacccatgtggagaatcgaatccgggtcttcggtgtaaaAAGTCAATACTTTGACTACTAGGCTACGCCGCTGCCCCTCATTAACCAGAATAGTAATTCTTCCTTACATATACAAATTAATAGTACAAGGTTGGTCTACAATCAAGAAATAAACTACTATGAATAAACAAGGCTGATTCATTACTACTTGTCTCAAATTATGTCTTCTTAACTTAGTTCATGCGGCATATATGCGGCCTtcataaggccagaccaattttatttcttgtcttaCGGATCTGCCtgacatattttttcaagaatcagaaaaaaaataaaaattaattttcccAGCTTCATTCATTGGCTAAAAATGTAACCTCACAAGAACAtactttttaggttgttttAGACCCATAATCACTTCacaaattgccaaaagtaaaatacttttgtgtatttagaaggaatattactttgattggaagctttattatttatttattttcccgAC includes the following:
- the LOC137277132 gene encoding transcription factor E2F3-like, with translation MPRKQTLVTKQAYPVVVKQEPGLEAKSPQIMNLTSIYKHPSSANKMLASGDLGLYSTVKVEAGFTPQGPNYSPSPMKPSLIRPQAKRKLELEPDGMRLEGFKTPKSCKRRGRYPSESSPRARTARSPLEKTRYDTSLGLLTKKFVGLLRTAPDGVVDLNKAAEELEVQKRRIYDITNVLEGINLIQKKSKNNIQWKGATNSIAASKGLPMISTDVVDLHSDVADLEAKENMLDDLIANSTRQLKNMTEDADNARLAYVTYQDIRNLRSLDEQTVIAIKAPPETRLEVPDPQQSIQIWLKSQKGPIEVFLCPEEITDIDNSNDSCPSDGGGTTESTSSDVGSAKKSVSTGSCGEESSCFSEDSVSCDSFKGQPKLKNALLEEEDLSPDCNQSLLLQTEDQNFDSPFVHLEPPLDVDDYMFGLTDCEGISDLFDAYDITLTV